One segment of Planctomycetota bacterium DNA contains the following:
- a CDS encoding sigma-70 family RNA polymerase sigma factor, giving the protein MLWRVDAANEGGPTRTCRPLLPVATSGVGDLLARTAMPSTGSVQTAIQLYLRQINDSPLLTADEEKMLARRIIHQQDMAARERMVRSNLRLVVNIAKHYQGRGMSLMDLIEEGNIGLLKAVEGFDPENGARFSTYASWWIKQAIKRSLINGVQPIHIPAYMVELMTRFRRLHKTLTDDIGRPPNDDQLRDALEVTDKKYGIIKQALKAYASPTQFVGASGKDGDEIQIADVVTDDRELTPDDEAMNFDDLERMHELLADIDDRAATILRLRFGLGGGEPMTLKEIGKEVGLTRERVRQIEHESVAKLRQSMTGSTAAVAA; this is encoded by the coding sequence GTGCTCTGGCGGGTCGATGCAGCAAACGAGGGTGGCCCGACGCGGACGTGTCGGCCGCTTTTGCCAGTCGCCACTTCGGGCGTCGGCGACCTCCTTGCCCGCACCGCCATGCCCAGCACCGGCTCCGTTCAGACTGCGATCCAGCTCTACCTGCGTCAGATCAACGACTCGCCGCTGTTGACGGCCGACGAGGAGAAGATGCTGGCCCGCCGGATCATTCACCAGCAGGACATGGCCGCCCGTGAACGGATGGTGCGTTCGAACCTGCGGCTGGTCGTCAACATCGCCAAGCACTACCAGGGCCGGGGCATGAGCCTCATGGACCTGATCGAAGAGGGCAACATCGGCCTGCTGAAGGCGGTCGAGGGCTTCGACCCCGAGAACGGCGCACGCTTCAGCACGTACGCGTCGTGGTGGATCAAGCAGGCCATCAAGCGGTCGCTCATCAACGGCGTCCAGCCGATCCACATCCCGGCGTACATGGTCGAGCTGATGACCCGCTTCCGTCGGCTGCACAAGACCCTGACCGACGACATCGGCCGCCCGCCGAACGACGATCAACTGCGCGACGCACTCGAAGTCACCGACAAGAAGTATGGCATCATCAAGCAGGCCCTCAAGGCCTACGCGTCGCCCACGCAATTCGTCGGAGCCAGCGGCAAGGACGGCGACGAGATTCAGATCGCAGACGTCGTCACGGACGATCGCGAGCTGACACCCGACGACGAGGCAATGAACTTCGATGACCTCGAGCGGATGCACGAGCTCCTTGCCGACATCGACGACCGTGCCGCGACCATCCTGCGGCTTCGCTTCGGCCTGGGTGGCGGCGAGCCGATGACGCTCAAGGAGATCGGCAAGGAGGTGGGCCTGACGCGTGAAAGGGTGCGACAAATCGAACACGAAAGCGTCGCCAAGCTGCGTCAGTCGATGACCGGCAGCACCGCAGCCGTCGCGGC
- a CDS encoding glycosyltransferase, whose translation MADSVSSRTAKQHVGVVVPVRNGERYLDETLTAVEAQTHAHWRGVIVVNASTDRTLDIAREHAQADGRWQVVEAAEPGVSRARNLGRNVLCDGGIPSAFWWLDADDVPDADLLEQLLAELKKQPQASAVHAVVHFQDADGKAVETTPALQTRLDRHVADCGELRRLSSSEPTTRLAIATWPCVITPGVVLARATAVLRTGDWNTDLSIGEDSEYWFRLMACGPMAFLDRPLLAYRLHEDSAGVSAKRRSGRRKAVRALVAATKDQAEQRDVVRAYQLSQWHLAAQRAREATSLLRKGRLRDGAKRLAGAAANATLSKAPVT comes from the coding sequence ATGGCCGATTCCGTCTCGTCCCGAACCGCAAAACAGCATGTGGGCGTCGTCGTTCCGGTTCGGAACGGCGAGCGGTATCTCGACGAAACCCTGACCGCCGTCGAAGCTCAGACGCACGCTCATTGGCGTGGCGTCATCGTGGTCAACGCGTCGACCGATCGAACACTCGACATTGCACGTGAGCACGCACAGGCCGACGGGCGATGGCAGGTCGTCGAAGCGGCTGAGCCGGGCGTCAGCCGAGCCCGAAACCTCGGTCGAAATGTACTTTGCGACGGCGGCATTCCGTCGGCCTTCTGGTGGCTCGACGCGGACGACGTGCCAGACGCCGACCTGCTCGAACAACTGCTCGCCGAGCTGAAGAAGCAGCCGCAGGCCTCGGCCGTCCACGCAGTCGTTCATTTTCAAGATGCCGACGGCAAAGCGGTCGAGACGACGCCGGCACTCCAGACACGGCTCGATCGCCACGTCGCGGATTGCGGCGAACTGCGCCGCCTCTCGTCGAGCGAACCGACGACGCGCCTTGCCATCGCGACCTGGCCCTGTGTGATCACGCCGGGCGTGGTGCTGGCCCGTGCGACAGCGGTGCTGCGTACGGGCGACTGGAATACGGACCTCTCGATCGGCGAGGACTCGGAGTACTGGTTCCGCCTCATGGCCTGCGGGCCGATGGCGTTCCTCGATCGGCCGCTTCTGGCTTATCGGCTGCACGAGGATTCGGCAGGCGTGTCGGCCAAACGTCGCTCCGGTCGCCGCAAGGCCGTTCGAGCGCTGGTCGCGGCAACGAAAGACCAGGCCGAGCAACGCGACGTCGTTCGAGCCTACCAGCTGTCGCAGTGGCACCTGGCAGCACAGCGAGCCCGGGAGGCGACGTCTCTTCTGCGGAAGGGTCGACTCCGCGATGGGGCAAAGCGTCTCGCCGGGGCCGCCGCCAACGCAACGCTTTCCAAGGCGCCGGTCACGTAG
- a CDS encoding adenine phosphoribosyltransferase, with protein sequence MKDPVAQLKSLIQDVPDFPEPGILFRDITPLLADPAGLALSIELMANPFRGQGIDLVIGAESRGFIFGTAVACCLSAGFGLVRKPGKLPREKRSRDYALEYGTNTLEMHAGDVKPGQKVLICDDVLATGGTMAACIELVKDLGGDVVAAAVLIELEALGGRAQLGETPVHSVAKY encoded by the coding sequence ATGAAGGACCCGGTTGCGCAGCTGAAGAGCCTCATCCAGGACGTGCCCGACTTTCCGGAGCCGGGCATCCTGTTCCGCGACATCACGCCGCTGCTGGCCGATCCGGCGGGGCTGGCGTTGTCTATTGAGCTGATGGCCAACCCGTTCCGCGGCCAGGGCATCGACCTGGTCATCGGGGCCGAGAGCCGCGGGTTCATCTTCGGGACGGCCGTCGCGTGCTGCCTGTCGGCAGGCTTCGGACTGGTCCGCAAGCCCGGCAAACTGCCGCGGGAAAAGCGGAGCCGCGATTACGCACTCGAGTACGGCACCAACACGCTGGAAATGCACGCGGGCGACGTGAAGCCCGGGCAGAAAGTGCTCATCTGCGACGACGTCCTCGCCACCGGCGGAACGATGGCGGCGTGCATCGAACTCGTCAAAGACCTCGGCGGCGATGTCGTTGCTGCGGCGGTGCTGATCGAACTCGAAGCCCTGGGCGGTCGGGCCCAGCTTGGCGAAACGCCTGTCCACTCCGTCGCGAAGTACTGA